The DNA region ATTAAGGAGTTGCTGTTCTTTAATTTTTCCCAGAAAACAAGAAGCACTGCGGCCCAGACAGCCACTACGGCTCGACGGAAAGCAGCGGAGAACACGGACCTCCGTGCAGCAACCACACCAACATCCACAACAACCACGGTTTCCCCGCCACTGTGCCGGGCCATTTTGTGAGCGCCAGCCAAGGCGAGGAGGACATTCGCAGGAAGCTGAAGTACTTCTTCATGAGCCCATGCGACAAATACCACGCCAAGGGTCGCAAGCCTTACAAGCTGATCCTGCAGCTGCTCAAGATCATCGTCGTCACTGCTCAGGTACAAAAGTCGCATTTTTCGTCTGTCGTCTGTCGTCTCCGAGCACGCCTGTTCCCGCTATCGCTGCAGTTGGTGCTGTTCGGCCTCAGCAACCAAGTGGTGGTGACCTTCAAGGAAGAGAACACCATGACGTTCAAGTACCTCTTCCTCAAAGACTTTGACGAGTCGTCAGACAATTCTTTTGCCGTGTACACACAAAAGGATGTCTACGAGCACATCTTCTATGCTGTGGACCAGGTACATCCCCCTCAAAAAATCCACGTATCGTCTACAAGTCAGCATTTAGCTCGCGAGAAGGTTCGTCTCACCGAGTCTGTTACTCCAGTGACTGAATGGGAAATTCTGTGGTGGTCTTTGAAACGGAGAATTCAGATTTTCCCTAAGTCTTGCGACAGGTTGGCGAACAGGGTGAACACCATCTCTTGGGGATGGGGCCCACCTCAGCGTAGACCCCAGATGAGGGCGTTCGAAAATGGACGTGCGTGTCGGGACGCCATGAATTCATGGCTCTCTGGTCATGTTGTTCCAGTATCTGGCCCTGCCAGAGACCACCGTGGGCCGCTACGCGTACGTCTTCGGCGTCGGTGTGAATGGCAGCGCTTTGTCCCTCTGCCAGCAGTACTACAAGAGGGGCCGCATCGACCCCGCCAATGACACGTTCAACATCGACCCGCTCATCGTCACAggtccatattttttgtttttttctagttCTGGAATATGATTTATTGTCAGACTCTGCGGTTCGTTGCCTTTAAGATCCCTTGATGGAGCCTGAAATACAGCATTTGACATTtctcaagaattttttttttgttccatttgtaaGGTaatttcacctttttttaaaacattaatttGATTAATATATAATCCATATAACTGCTTCTTTTCTCACAAGTTAGTATTGTTGAGTTAGGTTTTGTCAATTTAAAAGGAAGTCAATGcaacaaaggaaacaaaaatggTATCTGAGCCCACAGAGAGCTGGGCTATAAATAATCTTCATTTGTTATAAATATTCACTTCCTCTTCATACAGTATTCATATCCATCTATACTCAATAGTGAATTTTCCTCATTTGGGTTTTGGCATTTATGTTAGCAACTTACTGAAAGatttttaaataccgtaatttccggcctacaagctgcgacttttttccacacgctttcaaccctgcggtttatgcggtgatgcggctaacttgtgcatttttttcaaccggctgcaagggggcactcgagcgggaaaagGAGTGAGACCGGTGTAATACATGTGCCTaacaagtgacttttaccggtccggccctgttagcgctgcactagcgtgttactgccgtgtctcagtgacttttaccagtatgcttttttttaactggccctgttagcgcggtgctagagttagcgcggcggcgctagcgttaaactttctgtgtactgtcttagAAAGgcaatttttatttcttatgGCTAAAAATATCCCAGAAACCAGGTTTGTGATGTTCACCATTGTCACGAATCACGTTATCTGCCATGTTGACTCAACCGGACCCATCTCTTCCTCACTTTACCTAGACTGCGTGGGAGTTAACCCAATGTCTGCGCCCCAGCCCGCTCCGCTCACCAGCTCCTACAAGAACTTTACACTCAAGTTCCACAAGTAAGGcttcatttttcactattttttttttttttacacttcaaTCCGTCACGGCAAAGATTTTATCTGGCAGCGTTCGACACGTTCACTACCAGCGCGACGCGCGCACGCTTCGGCTCGCGTGGCTtgcgtgtttgtttttgggtcACTTCTTTACGGAGGTTACTCAACCCGTGTCCCCGTGTCGTCCCCGCAAGGTTTATCAACGTCACGATCGAGTTCCAGCTGAAGGCCATCAACGTGCAGACCATCATCAACAATGAGATACCCGACTGCTACACTTTTTATATCAAGGTGAGCACATGACTTGCTCTGGGCAGACATTCCAACCTTCTAGTTAAAGAAACCTGCGCTACTGTTTTTAAAAGCAGGAGTGCAGAACCTTTTCCCGGGACTCTGCGCCGCTCCGGCCATGTAAACAAAATGATGAAGCGCGGTCCTGGTGGCCGTTGTAGTGCTCGTGTTTTTGGGTACGCTCTGTGAACGCGGCTGGGAGATAACAAGATTGTACTTTTCTCGATCCCGGatgagttaaagaaaaaaaaaaaagtgttcatgggGTTTGTTTACGTTAGCGTAAACGGCGTCTAGCTAGCATCCTTGTGTGAGCAATTGTCAATTATGTAAATAGTTTGAGAGTTTCGGCCGTCGGTCTCTGATCCAGGAAGTCCACAAAGTGTggcagccattcattttctttgctgcttatcctcacgagggttgaggggagtgctggagcctatcccatctgtcaactggcagggggcggggtataccctgaaccggttgccagaacaatcgcaggggacatggagacagacaacagtcgcactcacaatcacacctagcggcaacttagagtgtcaaattaatgtgggaggaaaccggagtgtccggagaaaaccaacgcagccgcggggagaacatgcaagctccacacaggcggggccgggatcgaacccgggtcctcagaactgtgaggccatcactttaactgctgatccaccgtgcaccCTGCAATGTGGCATTCTTTATTAATTCGCTTTATTTACAGATCACCGCATTATAATCATTATACATGATGTCACGTATATTCTTCGCGTCATCGCTAATagttatttcatccatccatccatccatccattttcttagccgcttatcctcacaaggcttgcggggagtgccggagcctatcccagctgtcaaggggcaggaggcggggtacaccctgaaccggttgccagaacaatcgcagggcacatggagacagacaacagtcgcactcacaatcacacctaggggcaatttattaatgttgcgtgtttttgggttgtgggaggaaaccggagtgtccggaggaaactcgcgcaggcacggggagaacacgcaaactccacacaggcggtgaaCCCAGGACCTCGCAACTGTGAACAGGAAATGACTCATGTCTGTGTCACGTAGATCGTGCTGGACAACAAGGCTCACAGCGGCAAAGTCAAGATACGACTGGAGAACCAAGCGTTCATAAAGGAGTGTAAAGACCCCAGCGTGTCCGGGCAGGGTGAGTGTGATCGACGCGCACGCAGAAAAAAGACTCGGAACAAATCCTCTTCACACACAAGCCACAAGACCAAAACTTCACTCCTCTGAGGCCTGCTGGGtggccccctggtggccaaagcGCACACGGCAGAAGGCAACAGCACACTGTTGAAGGTCgttaaaacatgaaattatgATGCATAACTCTTTCATTCTTTACATTCCATATGCTAATTATCATGTATTCGCTTTGTAAAGTTTTAGTAGATTGTTGCACGTTGAAGGGGCAGAAAAAGTCattcaaagattttgttttgttatttgaatCCCCAGCTCAGAATTACACCCGCGTTGCATTCGATGTCGCCGTGGCGCTCATATGCACGCTGTCGTTGTTGCTGTGCGGGCGTTCCATACTGCGAGGCGTCATGCTGCAGCAGGTGAGCtccaacttggaaaaaaaaatagtccgcCCCTGGCTGACGGCGTCTCCGTGTTTTGCCAGGAGTTCGTGCAGTTCTTTAAAGAGAACCTGAACCGCAAAGTGTGTTGGGCCGACCGCCTTGAGTTCATTAACGGCTGGTACATCCTCCTTATCGCCAGCGACATCCTCACCATCACCGGAAGCGTCATCAAGATCGGCATCGAGTCCAAGGTAAGTGGAAAATGTCAAAGGTCACGCGTGACGTCCGGGAGGTCATCGTTTCCCCTCTCTTTTGACAGAACATGTCTTCCTACGATCTATGCGGGATCCTCTTAGGGACCTCCACCCTCTTGGTGTGGGTGGGAGTCATCCGCTACCTCACCTTCTTCCAGAAGTACAACGTACGCCGCACGGACACTTTTCGTCTTTTGTTATCCGACTCGCTGCAAATTGAGATTATTCATCACCGGATTGTAATCGTGCAGATCCTGATCGTGACCCTTCGGGCGGCCTTCCCCAACGTGATCCGCTTCTGCTGCTGCGTGGCCGTCATCTATCTGGGTTACTGCTTCTGCGGCTGGATCGTACTGGGACCGTACCACGTCAAGGTGACCTCGACTTtattgatttgaatttgaagctGCGAACTAGCGTGACGGTCGGCAATCCACCTCCAGCCGTTTTTTTTGGAGCGAGACGTGCGGCCAGACGCAAGATGACGACGCTCACGACGAGCGGGGGGGACGCGTTAACGGGCAGATTAACCGCGTGGTAACCGGCAAAATTCACCGATATCAATTCCTTGGCCAAGCAACTTAAAGGAAGACCCTCCTCAGAATTCATAcatacaataaaccctccaaagggaagtaatattattattacatatattttgtacgGTAATTGGagagaaaacaaaagttgaaaatagagaacatatttgaaatccaagtaaaatctggatatgtgccaattttcagagccaaaccgaaagaaacatccttgactccgcccctgacgtcgccggtgcgtcgtattacagaccattcattctagctaagccaagatggcgacttgttttgcaccaaaactgagaaaacgcacccaaattttttccttctttaacctcaacctgacaggataaagctccggctgtcacagttgaggctcgctcatcagcggggaaatttgcacgcgtTTAATCATTAgtcatttaatcattactgggTATTAGCCGCTAaattatagcctctcgtgctcctacggtaaagcaacaacatacgttataaGGGTGGCGCaggtgttcaatcccggagttTGCATCTTCGCTGCTTGAGAAGTATaacttggtgttaaaaaaaaaaaaaagtctggccatcTGCTATAtgttctctacatctaaaccaactcctcagaaaagcctCAGATCTCTGcggtccatttcatgggactgttattgtacGGCGTCAGCGCCAcgtccctcccaacacgtcgaattccgcctgtgtgtgttctggctcacacgcttgaacattgtacattgttatttttatgttgtttgctcaatggtcggtatagtaataagacggagcatcaactcgctttgctagctctcagaacacaacacttcccggttactatttacagcgattcccaggcggtctcccacccaagtacagtgatgcctcggttctcgaccacaatccatacGAGAAAACGgtccgagaagtgatttgttcgaaaaccgaatccatgtttcccattacaataaatggaaaaagaaataatgcgttccaagtctaaaaaattgggctttttaaagcattttctttcgcttttcctgataattaaCTGCagagtacaaatactttatataataaaatactttaagaaatacatttattttttgcttaaaacgtatgctttagtagtagagtaggctaggctgtgAGCGCATtcccgtatctgtagcgactcggcccgcagccttgtaaactttttttttaggaacaaaagtgtagaataactttaagcaagcaacttgccttctttggagccacaaTCGagggttaatacggtcgtcctcgataagaagaaaaacaaaagtcactaccgggacacatctgccttatacagaataacaataCATAATAATTtgcgtttgaattgacaataaaaaaaacgcGTTGTGGGCGGGTCAGCTGCTCGCGCCGCGCACATTATGTTGTTTTCGGGTTTTTtcggcagcgtgggaattcgcaacaaagcgcgtcgtgggtcagctggtctggccacgcgacgtttgttatttccgggttttgtcgggggcgttggagtaccgattttcgttcgaaaacagaagcgaaaaaaatctcgaaattttcgttcgaaaaccgatttgtccaTAAACGGGGACGTTCGGAAACCGAGGCTTGACTGTACTAAccggggccaaacccgcttagcttccgagatctgacgagatcgggcgttctcagggtagcatgacCGTAAGCAAAAGCCACATATTGAATATGAATATTACAGCGCCCTGCGGTAGTAAAGTCATGTTTTCACGTGTCTCACCGGACCGCGTGGCGTGTTGTGCTGCAGTTCCGCTCGCTGTCCATGGTGTCGGAATGCCTCTTCTCGCTCATCAACGGCGACGACATGTTCGTGACCTTCTCGGGAATGCAGGAGAGCAGCGTTCTGGTTTGGCTCTTCAGCCAAGTCTACCTGTACACCTTCATCTCGCTCTTCATCTACATGGTGCTGTCGCTCTTCATCGCGCTCATCACCGGAGCCTACGAGGCCATCAAGGTGGGCCGGCAAACTCAGCCTCTGTCTTTAAGTCatgcagtttgttttttttttttttttacagtgaagaaaataagtatttgaacaccctgctatattgcaagttctcccacttagaaatcatggagggctctgaaattttcatcgtaggtacatgtccgctgtgagagagagaacatttaaaaagaaaaatgcagaaatcacaatcttatgatttttttttttttttacgatttatttgtgtggtagaACTGTATTTGACtgcgaaacaaaaatattgaatcatctcACCATATTTATCATCAATTTATGGACtattttttggaatcagaaatcaagggtaatgtgtttttcaactattcacgtttggtaacacaaaaatgcttgtaatatctcaactttatcatttatgatatatgatataatatatatatatatatatatataccaaatATATATGATGATTtgtaattttggtacagattttcactagaatcacagaaattgacactagatttggcttcgcgggccacacaaaatcatgtggcgggccagatctggcccccgggccttgggtttgacacccgtgttgcAGAGACTTCTGTTTGGACCGGAAAAACTATTTTATTAGTTCTGAGGTGATTTACCTGGGCCGAAATGAAGCCTACAACAGGGGTAGTACTTTTGAGTGGTCCAGGAACCTTTGGTGTGGGGACAGATTGGAACTTTTTTGTGTGCCAAAAATAACAAGAACCAAAGTTTGCTGGAACTTTAGGCGGTAATTCATTTATAGATGATGTAACGTTATAAGTCTATTACGTATGAAAACCTGGCAACAAATGTAAACGTCAGCGTGACGTGTGTTGTCGCGCAGCATCAAAGCCAGGAGCCCTTCCACATTACAGACCTGCACGCCTTCATCGCCGAGTGCACCGACGCGCCGAGCTCCGGCAAGTTCAGGGGCGTGGAGACATCGCCGTGCTCCTTCTTCTGCTGCTGTGACAGgtgacaacacttttttttttccacattgattttattttattttatttttttgacgaGTCCAACCACTTTTGATAGCAAAGTGGATAAATGTAACGAGCTCCTCTGAGCTGGGAATGCAATTTAATGCGAACAAGTTGTGACAACGCATCATTGCTGTTCTGGTTGCTGAGCACACAGTGGATAAACCGCCGATTGAAATTCAATTTTGACTACCACCAGTAccaccttaaagtgccactgtcatgaaatgcatgatttttagtatgttattaatgaaaaaacagcagccggtatggacccatccgtttttttcaccacaaaacacgatttttgacgtatatggcattttgtcactcccgccatgaaaatcctctcgagggattcgtttttgacaagaagcaggaagtgacgttcagggcaggaccgccctcaaatGGACTCGTGTGTTTCTATAAGTTTTACctacgggaaggtagctctttgttccttcgcgttagccaaaatgccggctcgttgcattgctggacattgcttggaCACTTGGGGGTAATAAAAATAAGTCTCCTTTAAATCACTGCCTGATGCTAACCGTGTGACTTTGTAATGTGATAAATTGTTCACCTAAAACAGCGCGTCCAGTTTTGTGCGTTCACCCAAACCATGTCGTTGTATTTCCGTCAGGATGACAACATACGAGGATGTCCTGCTGGTGAACTGAGGGGGAACTCGGTTAAAATTTCAGAACAGCCACTCTGGAACGAGGCCCgccccccctttcccccccaactccaattttttttctcagcacttGACTGACGGATGAATCAATCGGTTGGACCGACATTCCTGCCAAGGAGGGCACGTGTCATGAATTCATCAGGGACAATGACGATAGGGCACATATTTATTTCACCACAAAAGTAGTGCCAGCTcagtgggtttttgttttttttttttaatctgtatttaattgtttttacatCCAGAAGAAATTATTTTGTTCCTGCTAGCTTGTTAGCAAATTTCAATTATCAGGCCAATCAATGCACACAAAACTTTGAGGCGGATCCAGTTTGACTGCGGCCTCGGAGAGGTTGGCCTTATTATAGGGTGCACCCGTTTAAGTGTTCTTATGTTTTGTGGAGCCAGGACCTTCACTTAAGGACCCCGTgcaccccccccttcccccccgtCCCCCTTCCTTActttttggatttcaaatatggatcaaggaaggaagattaCCTCACCGGACCACAacttgctgggttttttttttttgcatttattcatcaaaaagacaaaaacaattgtGCAATGTCGAGTTGGACaggtctgtttaaaaaaaaaaaaaaatggacttcatgcattttatcatttaaaaaaaaatacatatgaaaaCACAAAGCACATTTCAGGACAAAAACTTAGAGGGGCAAATTGAGAACCAAACGAAATTGGATGAAGTAAATCCAGTCTCAAAATTCTAAATTTTACCTGAGAAGTAAATTCAGGTGTGTCTAAGTTTATTAAAATATGATGGGAAAACTCCATTAATTTCagttgtttaatttaaaaaaagtcgtGTACTGTAGATTGACCGTGAAATATcccatgatttattttttaaaaaataattgtgatgcTTGCAGTTTACAAAAAGCTCACACTCacggtctaaaaaaaaatacaactattacacaatcaaatataatttttaatgGAGAAATAGCCTGCTGAACagcattttgctatttttagaatTAATCTGAATAATGTGgaattttaccttttttttaattgaccacTAAAATAAATCCACGTTTCAacattattgtaatttattgaaaTGCACCTGCGGTACgagaattttaaaattttttgaaTCAAAAGCCCCAAGTCAgatgcaaattattattatttttttaaatcggattttttattttttatttttttacttgccAGTTGAGAATGTGAGGCTGCAGTTATAATttgctgcaccattttttttcataaagtttTCTGTAGTAAATTTTGCATTCT from Syngnathoides biaculeatus isolate LvHL_M chromosome 9, ASM1980259v1, whole genome shotgun sequence includes:
- the LOC133506423 gene encoding mucolipin-1-like isoform X2; amino-acid sequence: MSATEHDSPENKKHCGPDSHYGSTESSGEHGPPCSNHTNIHNNHGFPATVPGHFVSASQGEEDIRRKLKYFFMSPCDKYHAKGRKPYKLILQLLKIIVVTAQLVLFGLSNQVVVTFKEENTMTFKYLFLKDFDESSDNSFAVYTQKDVYEHIFYAVDQYLALPETTVGRYAYVFGVGVNGSALSLCQQYYKRGRIDPANDTFNIDPLIVTDCVGVNPMSAPQPAPLTSSYKNFTLKFHKFINVTIEFQLKAINVQTIINNEIPDCYTFYIKIVLDNKAHSGKVKIRLENQAFIKECKDPSVSGQAQNYTRVAFDVAVALICTLSLLLCGRSILRGVMLQQEFVQFFKENLNRKVCWADRLEFINGWYILLIASDILTITGSVIKIGIESKNMSSYDLCGILLGTSTLLVWVGVIRYLTFFQKYNILIVTLRAAFPNVIRFCCCVAVIYLGYCFCGWIVLGPYHVKFRSLSMVSECLFSLINGDDMFVTFSGMQESSVLVWLFSQVYLYTFISLFIYMVLSLFIALITGAYEAIKHQSQEPFHITDLHAFIAECTDAPSSGKFRGVETSPCSFFCCCDRMTTYEDVLLVN
- the LOC133506423 gene encoding mucolipin-1-like isoform X1; the encoded protein is MSATEHDSPENKKHCGPDSHYGSTESSGEHGPPCSNHTNIHNNHGFPATVPGHFVSASQGEEDIRRKLKYFFMSPCDKYHAKGRKPYKLILQLLKIIVVTAQLVLFGLSNQVVVTFKEENTMTFKYLFLKDFDESSDNSFAVYTQKDVYEHIFYAVDQYLALPETTVGRYAYVFGVGVNGSALSLCQQYYKRGRIDPANDTFNIDPLIVTDCVGVNPMSAPQPAPLTSSYKNFTLKFHKFINVTIEFQLKAINVQTIINNEIPDCYTFYIKIVLDNKAHSGKVKIRLENQAFIKECKDPSVSGQAQNYTRVAFDVAVALICTLSLLLCGRSILRGVMLQQEFVQFFKENLNRKVCWADRLEFINGWYILLIASDILTITGSVIKIGIESKNMSSYDLCGILLGTSTLLVWVGVIRYLTFFQKYNVRRTDTFRLLLSDSLQIEIIHHRIVIVQILIVTLRAAFPNVIRFCCCVAVIYLGYCFCGWIVLGPYHVKFRSLSMVSECLFSLINGDDMFVTFSGMQESSVLVWLFSQVYLYTFISLFIYMVLSLFIALITGAYEAIKHQSQEPFHITDLHAFIAECTDAPSSGKFRGVETSPCSFFCCCDRMTTYEDVLLVN